A part of Sulfurifustis variabilis genomic DNA contains:
- a CDS encoding carboxymuconolactone decarboxylase family protein — protein sequence MTKEIDDYTKGVETLARLVGKEQAELVVERFRKLSPAFEGEAISVVFGRTWSREALEPKARALCSVGILAALGRPAALRIVLGIALESGATIEEITEALLQVAIYAGYPAALDALPVLAAVLEEREAKR from the coding sequence ATGACGAAAGAAATCGACGATTACACCAAAGGCGTGGAAACGCTCGCCCGGCTGGTCGGGAAAGAGCAGGCTGAACTGGTTGTCGAGCGTTTCCGGAAACTCAGTCCGGCGTTCGAGGGCGAGGCGATCTCGGTCGTGTTCGGGCGCACCTGGTCCCGGGAAGCGCTCGAGCCGAAGGCGCGCGCGCTGTGCAGCGTGGGGATCCTCGCCGCGCTCGGACGTCCGGCCGCGCTGCGGATCGTGCTGGGCATCGCGCTCGAGAGCGGCGCGACGATCGAGGAGATCACCGAAGCGCTGTTGCAGGTCGCGATCTACGCGGGCTATCCGGCCGCCCTCGATGCCCTGCCCGTTCTGGCCGCAGTGCTCGAGGAGCGCGAAGCGAAGCGCTGA
- the minC gene encoding septum site-determining protein MinC, with protein sequence MALIQNLPKEPPRAFELKGRMMAFSVLRVLTPDLRFLAQQLDAKIATAPHLFQNFPVLLDFEALPQELQEAFDIGRFDRLLRERSFVPVGMCGAGDVLRGIAGGVGIGTISPGLAAPPRQPPKEAAAQPRLTSLLIKEPVRSGQQVYARGGDLTVLATVSPGAEIMADGNIHIYGSLRGRALAGVRGNAEARIFCQDLDAELISISGRYQISEKFKETIRKRPVQIFLNGERLMIEPL encoded by the coding sequence ATGGCCCTCATCCAGAATCTCCCGAAGGAACCGCCGAGGGCGTTCGAACTCAAGGGGCGCATGATGGCGTTCTCGGTGCTGCGGGTGCTGACCCCGGACCTCCGGTTCCTCGCCCAGCAGCTGGACGCCAAGATCGCCACCGCCCCCCATCTGTTCCAGAACTTCCCCGTCCTCCTCGACTTCGAGGCGCTGCCCCAGGAGCTGCAGGAGGCGTTCGACATCGGGCGGTTCGACCGGCTGCTGCGCGAGCGGAGCTTCGTCCCGGTGGGCATGTGCGGGGCGGGGGACGTGCTGCGCGGGATCGCCGGCGGCGTCGGGATCGGGACGATCTCCCCGGGCCTGGCCGCGCCCCCGCGGCAGCCGCCGAAGGAGGCCGCCGCCCAGCCGCGCCTCACCAGCCTGCTCATCAAGGAGCCCGTGCGCTCGGGCCAGCAGGTGTACGCCCGCGGCGGCGACCTGACCGTCCTCGCGACCGTGAGCCCGGGGGCGGAGATCATGGCGGACGGGAACATCCATATATACGGCTCGCTGCGCGGCCGGGCCCTCGCCGGCGTGCGCGGCAACGCCGAAGCGCGGATCTTCTGCCAGGACCTGGACGCCGAGCTCATCTCCATCTCCGGGCGCTACCAGATCAGCGAGAAGTTCAAGGAAACGATCCGCAAACGCCCGGTTCAGATCTTTCTGAACGGGGAACGACTGATGATTGAACCGTTGTAG
- a CDS encoding YybH family protein yields MQSDEQEIRQLVDTWMRATKAGDIDTVLGLMADDVVFLVAGQPPMIGRSAFAAAAKAHPGGERPTFEGTSEIQEITVLGEWAFMWTRLSVVVTPPGGAPPMKRAGHTLPVLKKQNGKWVLARDANLLAPVPSQPRGGVISGTARG; encoded by the coding sequence ATGCAGAGCGATGAGCAGGAGATACGGCAGCTCGTCGACACCTGGATGAGGGCGACGAAGGCCGGCGACATCGACACGGTCCTCGGCCTGATGGCGGACGACGTCGTTTTTCTCGTCGCCGGCCAGCCGCCCATGATCGGGAGATCGGCGTTCGCCGCGGCCGCCAAAGCCCACCCGGGCGGCGAACGGCCGACGTTCGAGGGGACGAGCGAGATTCAGGAGATCACGGTGCTCGGAGAGTGGGCGTTCATGTGGACCCGGCTCTCGGTCGTCGTGACGCCGCCGGGCGGCGCGCCGCCGATGAAGCGGGCCGGGCACACGCTTCCCGTCCTGAAGAAGCAGAACGGGAAGTGGGTGCTGGCGCGGGATGCGAACCTGCTCGCCCCCGTCCCGTCCCAGCCGCGCGGCGGGGTTATTTCCGGAACAGCCAGAGGATGA
- the hflD gene encoding high frequency lysogenization protein HflD — protein sequence MSNAQDKVLALAGMFQAARLVQKLARDGRTETRPFAASVRSVLMIDAENAAEVYGGVGGVALGLKLLRDKLSGSAEPSDLELAKYVISMLQLEAALRRRPEVAEAIRAGVRAAETQMSLFHGESEDEEEEDDADTVHPRLVDLLAELYTQTLSTLNPRIMVSGEHGHLSNPEIAARVRAGLFAGIRSAVLWRQLGGNRWQLVLQRRAIAQEAERLLKSAERQ from the coding sequence GTGAGCAACGCGCAGGACAAGGTACTCGCGCTCGCGGGGATGTTTCAGGCGGCGCGACTGGTGCAGAAGCTCGCGCGGGACGGCCGGACGGAAACGCGGCCTTTCGCGGCCAGCGTGCGCTCGGTGCTCATGATCGACGCCGAGAACGCGGCCGAGGTGTACGGCGGCGTGGGCGGTGTCGCCCTCGGCCTCAAGCTGCTGCGGGACAAGCTTTCCGGCAGCGCCGAGCCGAGCGACCTCGAGCTCGCCAAGTACGTGATCTCCATGCTCCAGCTCGAGGCGGCGCTGCGGCGCCGGCCCGAGGTCGCGGAGGCGATACGCGCCGGCGTCCGCGCGGCGGAGACGCAGATGAGCCTCTTTCACGGGGAGAGCGAGGACGAGGAGGAAGAGGACGACGCAGACACCGTGCACCCGCGCCTCGTCGACCTGCTGGCCGAGCTCTACACGCAGACGCTGAGCACGCTCAACCCGCGGATCATGGTGAGCGGGGAGCACGGCCACCTCTCCAACCCGGAGATCGCCGCGCGCGTGCGGGCGGGACTCTTCGCCGGCATCCGCTCCGCGGTGCTGTGGCGCCAGCTCGGCGGCAACCGCTGGCAGCTCGTGCTCCAGCGCCGCGCGATCGCGCAGGAAGCGGAGCGGCTGCTGAAAAGCGCAGAACGGCAGTGA
- a CDS encoding GFA family protein: MIFRGSCHCGQVAFEVEGELARVTECNCSICSRKGALLWFVPREKFRLISGEQSLGTYAFGSRTVSHRFCSTCGIHPFGEGVDPSGNRITAVNARCLDDVDLSSLVVEHFDGRAL; encoded by the coding sequence ATGATCTTCAGAGGCAGCTGCCATTGCGGTCAGGTCGCGTTCGAAGTCGAAGGCGAGCTCGCGCGGGTCACGGAGTGCAACTGCTCCATCTGCTCCCGCAAGGGAGCGCTGCTCTGGTTCGTTCCCCGGGAGAAGTTCCGGCTGATTTCGGGAGAGCAAAGCCTCGGCACCTACGCATTCGGCTCCCGGACGGTCAGCCATCGGTTCTGCTCGACGTGCGGAATCCATCCCTTCGGCGAAGGCGTGGACCCGTCCGGTAACCGGATCACCGCCGTCAACGCGCGCTGCCTGGACGATGTCGACCTGTCGTCGCTCGTCGTCGAGCATTTCGACGGGCGGGCGCTTTGA
- a CDS encoding energy transducer TonB, producing the protein MRSFAADRRLPPALGFSLLAHVAFFLAFRPPVPDQLARHVSQIVDVHFAAIAPLPEVAPQPAARPRHAKKPPTARPAPPPEPRSVRTAEAAPEPAPATEPAAQEETTPTSAEPVPEPAHVPSETPSTSSAPPAAPIAEARYEVRGLDNPKPPYPLAARRQGIEGRVLLTAHVRADGSCRDVRLKQSSGHSLLDRAALDTVKRWRFLPASRAGNAIDSWVDVPIRFRLEDRA; encoded by the coding sequence GTGCGCTCGTTCGCCGCCGACCGCCGCCTGCCACCCGCCCTCGGCTTCTCGCTGCTCGCGCACGTCGCGTTCTTCCTCGCCTTCCGCCCGCCGGTTCCCGATCAACTCGCCCGGCACGTCTCGCAGATCGTGGACGTGCACTTCGCCGCGATCGCGCCGCTCCCCGAGGTCGCGCCGCAACCGGCCGCACGCCCGCGGCATGCCAAAAAGCCGCCGACCGCCAGGCCGGCCCCGCCGCCCGAGCCGCGGTCGGTGCGAACGGCGGAAGCGGCGCCCGAGCCCGCCCCGGCGACCGAGCCGGCGGCACAGGAAGAGACGACCCCGACCTCCGCGGAGCCCGTCCCGGAACCGGCCCACGTCCCGAGCGAAACCCCGTCGACCTCGTCTGCGCCGCCGGCCGCACCCATCGCCGAGGCACGCTACGAAGTCCGGGGGCTCGACAACCCGAAACCCCCGTACCCGCTTGCCGCACGCCGGCAAGGGATCGAAGGCCGCGTGCTGCTCACCGCGCACGTGCGCGCCGACGGCTCGTGCCGCGACGTGCGCCTCAAGCAGTCGAGCGGGCACTCGCTCCTCGATCGCGCCGCGCTCGACACCGTGAAGCGCTGGCGCTTCCTGCCCGCAAGCCGCGCGGGCAACGCGATCGATTCCTGGGTCGACGTGCCGATCCGCTTCCGGCTCGAAGACCGCGCCTGA
- a CDS encoding nuclear transport factor 2 family protein: MTLQIPVADFSEEQRELWRRVLELWALSRSRDASGIRSALHPDYVGWDMTAPLPHDRESAVRSVSGDSPALLSYDLRPLSVQIYGGQVGVVHYAYSAQVASNGTAPIDVSGKWSEVYFRQDGVWRMIAVSGRPDRSKEA, translated from the coding sequence ATGACCCTTCAAATACCCGTCGCCGACTTCTCCGAGGAGCAGCGTGAGCTGTGGCGGCGCGTCCTGGAGCTGTGGGCTCTGTCCCGAAGCCGGGACGCGTCCGGGATCCGCTCCGCGCTTCACCCCGATTACGTCGGGTGGGACATGACCGCCCCGCTCCCGCACGACCGCGAGTCCGCCGTTCGCTCGGTATCGGGCGACTCGCCGGCACTCCTGAGCTACGACCTCCGGCCGCTGAGCGTCCAGATCTACGGCGGGCAGGTCGGTGTGGTCCACTACGCCTATTCCGCCCAGGTCGCGTCGAACGGAACAGCGCCCATTGACGTGAGCGGGAAGTGGAGCGAGGTCTACTTCAGGCAGGACGGGGTGTGGCGGATGATCGCCGTGAGCGGCAGGCCGGATCGGAGCAAAGAGGCATGA
- the minD gene encoding septum site-determining protein MinD, whose protein sequence is MARTIVVTSGKGGVGKTTTSAALATGLAQAGKKTVVIDFDVGLRNLDLIMGCERRVVYDFVNVINGEANLHQALIKDKRVEGLAILPASQTRDKDALTKDGVERVLDELSKHFDCIVCDSPAGIERGALLAAYFADDAIVVTNPEVSSVRDSDRILGILASKTRRAERNEARVREYLLLTRYSPARVKKGEMLSVDDVREILSIDLLGVIPESKSVLQASNSGVPVILDEESDAGQAYEDAVARYLGEERPHRFMTEKRGILGRLFGT, encoded by the coding sequence GTGGCACGCACCATCGTCGTCACCTCGGGTAAGGGAGGGGTGGGCAAGACCACCACCAGCGCCGCGCTCGCGACCGGTCTGGCGCAGGCGGGCAAGAAGACCGTCGTGATCGACTTCGACGTGGGCCTGCGCAACCTGGACCTGATCATGGGTTGCGAACGCCGGGTCGTGTACGACTTCGTCAACGTCATCAACGGCGAGGCGAACCTGCACCAGGCGCTGATCAAGGACAAGCGCGTGGAGGGCCTCGCGATCCTGCCCGCCTCGCAGACGCGCGACAAGGACGCGCTCACCAAGGACGGCGTCGAGCGGGTGCTCGACGAGCTTTCGAAGCACTTCGACTGCATCGTGTGCGACTCCCCGGCCGGCATCGAGCGCGGCGCGCTGCTCGCCGCCTACTTCGCCGACGACGCCATCGTCGTCACGAACCCCGAGGTCTCGTCGGTGCGCGATTCCGACCGCATCCTCGGCATCCTCGCGAGCAAGACCCGGCGCGCGGAGCGCAACGAGGCGCGGGTGCGGGAGTACCTGCTGCTGACGCGCTACTCCCCGGCGCGGGTCAAGAAGGGCGAGATGCTGAGCGTGGACGACGTGCGGGAGATCCTCTCGATCGACCTGCTCGGCGTCATCCCCGAGTCGAAGTCCGTGCTCCAGGCCTCGAACTCCGGCGTGCCCGTGATCCTCGACGAGGAGAGCGACGCCGGCCAGGCCTACGAGGACGCCGTCGCCCGCTACCTCGGCGAGGAACGGCCGCACCGCTTCATGACCGAGAAGAGGGGCATCCTCGGCCGCCTGTTCGGGACCTGA
- a CDS encoding response regulator transcription factor: MSTPLADDRPTLLLVDDDETFCRVLAGALESRGFAVRTAHDVPQGLAAAESEPPEYAVIDLKMPGPSGLELVARLHALDPHTRIVVLTGYASIATAVEAIKLGAVQYLAKPADADQVVAAFDRLEGDARAPVEARPLSVARLEWEHIQKILLECEGNISETARRLGMHRRTLQRKLAKRPVKR, translated from the coding sequence ATGAGCACGCCGCTCGCCGACGACCGGCCGACGCTGCTCCTCGTCGACGACGACGAGACGTTCTGCCGGGTGCTCGCCGGCGCCCTGGAGTCGCGGGGGTTCGCGGTGCGCACCGCCCACGACGTGCCGCAAGGGCTCGCGGCCGCCGAGTCCGAGCCGCCCGAGTACGCGGTCATCGACCTCAAGATGCCGGGCCCGAGCGGGCTCGAGCTCGTGGCGCGCCTGCACGCGCTCGATCCGCACACCCGCATCGTCGTGCTCACCGGCTACGCGAGCATCGCGACCGCGGTCGAGGCGATCAAGCTCGGAGCGGTGCAGTACCTGGCGAAGCCGGCCGACGCCGATCAGGTGGTGGCGGCGTTCGACAGGCTCGAGGGAGACGCGCGGGCGCCGGTCGAAGCGCGCCCGCTCTCGGTCGCGCGCCTGGAATGGGAGCACATCCAGAAGATCCTGCTCGAATGCGAGGGAAACATCTCGGAAACCGCGCGCCGGCTCGGGATGCACCGGCGCACGCTGCAGCGCAAGCTCGCGAAGCGGCCGGTGAAGCGCTGA
- a CDS encoding sigma factor-like helix-turn-helix DNA-binding protein, whose product MKAVVVLQAAALADEEGRPSTEVLLRRAGLDINEIAEILGKSYAAVAKAISRARSAPRKGRPTTDMEGV is encoded by the coding sequence ATGAAGGCTGTCGTGGTGCTGCAGGCAGCGGCACTAGCTGATGAGGAAGGACGTCCTTCGACCGAGGTCCTACTTCGTCGGGCGGGGCTAGATATCAACGAGATCGCAGAAATACTTGGCAAATCGTACGCAGCCGTCGCCAAGGCGATCAGTCGAGCACGGTCGGCGCCACGAAAAGGACGGCCGACTACCGATATGGAAGGAGTTTAA
- a CDS encoding ATP-binding protein, with protein sequence MSVLSSAGINLKRLIGLRAIVLAGLVLAVWIARARLHLPLPLEPLAMLLTVVLAVHFASWVRLYVDSPVTDPELFAHLVLDVVALTVFLYYTGGSTNPFTVLFLLPLTLTAAALPGRYTAAMLALTVGTYSLLLAWYLPLPAMHTAHADVDDFGLHVLGMWLGFLVSATLIAFFAVNMANTLRERDRLRAEMRERELKHERVVALGALAAGAAHELGTPLSTMAVVVNDIAPDAPVGRERLQTLRAQIERCRQILSTLSAAAGHTRAESGRRLGLDAYLEELLARWRAMRPTAGINYQADGTRPAPQIVAEQTLSQTVLSILNNAADASPDEVAVHARWSDAELVLEVCDRGPGLSAAARGRAGKEPFTTKAEGEGLGLGLFLAHTTIERLGGRVVLYNREGGGACCRLSLPLAPLRIAA encoded by the coding sequence GTGTCCGTGCTCTCCTCCGCCGGCATCAATCTCAAGCGCCTGATCGGGCTGCGCGCGATCGTGCTCGCGGGGCTGGTGCTCGCCGTCTGGATCGCCCGCGCCCGGCTGCACCTGCCGCTTCCGCTCGAGCCGCTCGCCATGCTTCTCACGGTCGTGCTGGCCGTGCACTTCGCGAGCTGGGTGCGCCTGTACGTCGACTCGCCGGTGACCGACCCCGAGCTGTTCGCGCACCTGGTGCTCGACGTGGTCGCGCTCACGGTGTTCCTCTATTACACCGGCGGCTCGACCAACCCGTTCACCGTGCTCTTTCTGCTGCCGCTCACGCTCACGGCCGCCGCGCTCCCGGGCCGCTACACCGCGGCGATGCTCGCGCTCACCGTCGGCACGTACTCGCTGCTGCTGGCCTGGTACCTGCCGCTGCCCGCCATGCACACCGCGCACGCCGACGTCGACGACTTCGGCCTGCACGTGCTCGGGATGTGGCTGGGCTTCCTCGTGAGCGCGACGCTCATCGCCTTCTTCGCCGTGAACATGGCGAACACGCTGCGCGAGCGCGACCGCCTGCGCGCCGAGATGCGCGAGCGCGAGCTCAAGCACGAGCGCGTCGTCGCGCTCGGCGCGCTGGCCGCCGGCGCGGCGCACGAGCTCGGCACGCCGCTCTCCACCATGGCCGTTGTGGTCAACGACATCGCTCCCGACGCGCCGGTCGGGCGCGAGCGGCTGCAGACGCTGCGCGCGCAGATCGAACGGTGCCGTCAGATCCTCTCGACCCTGTCGGCCGCCGCCGGCCACACGCGCGCGGAGTCGGGCCGGCGCCTGGGGCTCGACGCCTATCTCGAGGAGCTGCTCGCGCGCTGGCGGGCGATGCGCCCGACGGCGGGGATCAACTATCAGGCGGACGGCACGCGACCGGCGCCGCAGATCGTCGCCGAGCAGACGCTGAGCCAGACGGTCCTGAGCATCCTCAACAACGCGGCCGACGCCTCGCCCGACGAGGTCGCCGTGCATGCGCGCTGGTCCGACGCGGAGCTCGTGCTGGAGGTCTGCGACCGCGGCCCCGGGCTTTCCGCGGCGGCACGAGGGCGCGCCGGCAAGGAGCCGTTCACGACCAAGGCCGAAGGCGAAGGGCTGGGGCTCGGCCTCTTTCTCGCGCACACCACGATCGAGCGCCTCGGCGGGCGCGTGGTGCTCTACAACCGCGAAGGGGGCGGCGCATGCTGCCGGCTGTCGCTGCCGCTCGCGCCGCTCAGGATCGCGGCATGA
- a CDS encoding exopolysaccharide biosynthesis protein, translating into MATYQDPTNLEQLLDRVGETARKGDRVSLDAILKVVGRRSYGPLLLLAGLATLAPVIGDIPGVPTIIGTIVLLFAVQLLFGRECFWLPRWLLRRSVAGDKLGKATGWLRRPARFVDRLLRPRLTVFAQGPAIYVVAVVCIVIALAMPVMEIVPFSANGAGVALTAFGLSLIARDGLLALLAFVFTAATAGAVVYNLL; encoded by the coding sequence ATGGCCACGTATCAGGACCCCACGAACCTGGAACAGCTGCTCGATCGCGTCGGGGAGACGGCGCGGAAGGGCGACCGCGTTTCCCTGGACGCGATCCTCAAAGTGGTGGGTCGCCGGTCGTACGGGCCCCTGTTGCTTCTGGCGGGGCTGGCGACCCTGGCGCCCGTCATCGGGGACATACCGGGCGTGCCCACGATCATCGGAACGATCGTGCTCCTGTTCGCCGTGCAACTGCTGTTCGGGCGGGAGTGCTTCTGGCTGCCCCGCTGGCTGCTCCGGCGATCGGTGGCGGGGGACAAGCTCGGCAAGGCGACGGGGTGGCTGCGACGCCCGGCGCGATTCGTCGATCGCCTCCTGCGTCCGCGCCTCACGGTCTTCGCGCAGGGACCCGCGATCTACGTCGTCGCCGTCGTCTGCATCGTCATCGCCCTGGCGATGCCCGTGATGGAAATCGTGCCCTTCAGCGCCAACGGCGCCGGGGTCGCGCTCACCGCGTTCGGCCTCTCCCTGATCGCCCGCGACGGCCTGCTGGCGCTGCTCGCCTTCGTCTTCACGGCCGCCACCGCCGGGGCGGTCGTTTACAATCTCCTCTGA
- the minE gene encoding cell division topological specificity factor MinE, which translates to MSFLDYFRSQKKSARVAKERLQIIVARERSPRGGPDYLPRLKEELLNVIRKYVPIDQDGVKMQLDREGDCEVLELNVTLLPEQPAVAGKTGVR; encoded by the coding sequence ATGAGCTTCCTCGACTACTTCCGATCGCAGAAGAAGAGCGCCAGGGTCGCGAAGGAACGCCTGCAGATCATCGTCGCCCGCGAGCGCAGCCCGCGCGGGGGCCCCGACTACCTGCCGCGCCTGAAGGAAGAGCTCCTGAACGTCATCCGCAAGTACGTCCCCATCGACCAGGACGGCGTGAAGATGCAGCTCGACCGGGAAGGCGACTGCGAGGTGCTGGAGCTGAACGTGACGCTGTTGCCGGAGCAGCCGGCCGTGGCAGGGAAAACCGGCGTCCGCTGA
- a CDS encoding patatin-like phospholipase family protein, giving the protein MSAQAKKKPVVGLVMAGGGARAAYQVGVLKAIAEMLPEGCPNPFPVLSGVSAGAINAAALAIWARRFHSGVRRLHYVWRNFRVHHVYRADTLGLLGTGLHWLVALMFGGLGRRNPHALLDRAPLKELLVRHMPCEEIQASIEAGALRALSVTCSGYESGDSVIFYQGADTIAPWKRANRFGVPERITVDHLLASSAIPFLFAAVPINREYFGDGSMRHAAPISPALHLGADRVLVIGVREDSTAPRTPRPHSAGYPSLAQIAGHVLDSIFLDALSADLERLQRINRTISLIPQDTLQEGGVTLRHVQVLVIAPSQDLEQIAARYVEHLPRTLRFLFRRAGVFKRGGSNLASYLLFERPYTNALMALGYADAMVRRDEILDFLNTEGREPA; this is encoded by the coding sequence GTGAGCGCGCAGGCGAAAAAAAAGCCGGTGGTCGGCCTGGTGATGGCGGGCGGGGGCGCCCGGGCGGCGTATCAGGTGGGCGTGCTCAAGGCCATCGCCGAGATGCTGCCCGAAGGCTGCCCCAATCCCTTCCCGGTCCTTTCCGGCGTGTCGGCGGGAGCGATCAACGCCGCCGCCCTCGCGATCTGGGCCCGGCGCTTCCATTCCGGCGTGCGCCGGCTCCACTACGTCTGGCGCAACTTCCGCGTGCACCACGTCTATCGCGCGGACACGCTCGGCCTGCTCGGGACGGGGCTGCACTGGCTCGTCGCCCTGATGTTCGGCGGCCTCGGCCGGCGCAACCCGCACGCGCTCCTCGACCGCGCGCCGCTCAAGGAGCTGCTGGTGCGGCACATGCCCTGCGAGGAGATCCAGGCCTCGATCGAGGCCGGCGCCCTGCGGGCGCTCTCCGTCACCTGCTCGGGCTACGAGTCCGGCGACTCCGTCATCTTCTATCAGGGCGCGGACACGATCGCGCCCTGGAAGCGGGCCAACCGGTTCGGGGTGCCGGAGCGGATCACGGTCGATCACCTGCTCGCCTCCTCGGCGATCCCGTTCCTCTTCGCCGCCGTGCCGATCAATCGCGAGTACTTCGGGGACGGCTCGATGCGCCACGCCGCGCCCATCAGCCCGGCGCTGCACCTCGGGGCCGACCGCGTGCTCGTGATCGGCGTACGCGAGGATTCGACCGCCCCGCGCACCCCGCGCCCGCACTCGGCCGGGTATCCCTCGCTCGCGCAGATCGCCGGCCACGTGCTGGACAGCATCTTCCTCGACGCGCTGTCGGCCGACCTCGAGCGTCTCCAGCGCATCAACAGGACCATCAGCCTGATCCCGCAGGATACGCTGCAGGAGGGCGGGGTGACGCTGCGCCACGTGCAGGTCCTCGTGATCGCGCCGAGCCAGGACCTGGAGCAGATCGCCGCCCGCTACGTGGAGCATCTGCCGCGCACGCTGCGCTTCCTCTTCCGCCGCGCCGGGGTGTTCAAGCGAGGCGGCTCGAACCTGGCGAGCTACCTGCTCTTCGAGAGGCCCTACACCAACGCGCTCATGGCGCTCGGCTACGCCGACGCGATGGTGCGGCGCGACGAGATCCTGGATTTCCTGAACACGGAAGGGCGCGAACCGGCATGA
- a CDS encoding DUF2905 domain-containing protein, whose translation MSRTLIAIGILLVVVGLAWPWLTKLGLFRLPGDIAIERENFRFYFPITTMIIISVVISLILWLFRK comes from the coding sequence ATGAGTCGCACGCTCATCGCCATCGGCATCCTGCTCGTGGTCGTCGGCCTCGCCTGGCCCTGGCTCACCAAGCTCGGCCTCTTCCGCCTCCCCGGCGACATCGCCATCGAGCGCGAAAATTTCCGTTTCTACTTCCCGATCACCACGATGATCATCATCAGCGTGGTGATCTCGCTCATCCTCTGGCTGTTCCGGAAATAA
- a CDS encoding GFA family protein, translated as MSDEAEYFDGGCTCRFVRYRMTRRPLFVHCCHCRWCQRETGSAFVLNALVEADCVQVLSGEVEVIDTPSYSGKGQKISRCPRCRIAVWSNYAGAAEAIRFVRVGTLDKPDRFPPDIHIYTSSKQPWVVIPPGVPAVAEYYRASERWPKESLERRARLLGR; from the coding sequence ATGAGCGACGAGGCCGAATACTTCGACGGCGGCTGCACCTGCCGCTTCGTGCGCTACCGCATGACTCGCCGGCCGCTCTTCGTGCACTGCTGCCACTGCCGCTGGTGCCAGCGGGAAACCGGGTCGGCCTTTGTCCTGAACGCGCTCGTCGAGGCCGACTGCGTGCAGGTGCTCTCGGGCGAGGTCGAGGTGATCGATACGCCCTCGTACAGCGGGAAGGGGCAGAAGATTTCCCGCTGCCCGCGGTGCCGCATCGCGGTCTGGAGCAACTACGCGGGCGCGGCCGAGGCGATCCGGTTCGTTCGCGTGGGCACGCTCGACAAGCCCGACCGCTTCCCGCCGGACATCCACATCTACACGTCCTCGAAGCAGCCGTGGGTCGTCATCCCGCCCGGCGTGCCCGCCGTCGCCGAGTATTACCGGGCGTCGGAACGATGGCCGAAGGAAAGCCTCGAACGGCGCGCGAGGCTGTTGGGACGGTAA
- a CDS encoding TIGR02391 family protein has translation MPRTRLDPVLLEKLATKTKKSPQYIREQISRRAARLSIASEAAMVLWAREFGIGTAAFQRRLDPHIQQQIGAARFVKLSNDAIPRRTEAKVPRDPRGPSPLRASIDFLLSDEELKRRCADLLTARKSFDRVFREATVVLDNRLKRLAQIKGKMNPADLVARVLHPDRALLVVSEHRDEQQGFFELVKGLMAAFRNPAHHSLNDQSTREEALRFCGFIDSLLSILGRARLNLPPS, from the coding sequence ATGCCTCGAACCCGACTTGACCCCGTCCTGCTCGAGAAGCTCGCAACGAAGACTAAAAAGAGTCCTCAGTACATCCGAGAGCAGATCAGCCGCCGTGCTGCCCGCCTAAGTATTGCGTCGGAAGCCGCAATGGTCCTCTGGGCACGAGAATTCGGGATCGGCACGGCCGCCTTTCAGCGACGGCTTGACCCTCACATACAGCAACAAATTGGGGCCGCTCGATTCGTCAAGCTCTCCAACGACGCTATTCCGCGACGGACTGAAGCCAAGGTCCCGCGCGATCCCCGAGGACCGTCCCCGTTACGGGCGTCAATAGATTTCCTGCTTAGTGATGAAGAGCTGAAAAGGCGCTGCGCGGATCTGCTTACGGCTCGAAAAAGCTTTGACCGTGTCTTTCGCGAGGCAACAGTGGTTCTCGATAATCGTCTCAAGCGGCTGGCGCAGATAAAGGGCAAGATGAATCCTGCGGATCTAGTGGCGAGGGTGCTCCATCCCGATCGAGCTCTGTTGGTGGTAAGTGAGCATCGAGACGAGCAGCAGGGATTTTTCGAACTCGTTAAGGGCCTCATGGCGGCCTTTCGCAACCCGGCCCATCACTCATTGAACGACCAGTCGACTCGCGAAGAGGCGCTTCGCTTTTGTGGATTCATTGACTCGCTTCTGTCGATACTGGGTCGCGCAAGGCTTAATCTGCCGCCAAGCTGA